A region of the Triplophysa rosa linkage group LG5, Trosa_1v2, whole genome shotgun sequence genome:
CCAGAATAATTATACCAGACCAGACCATTCACATTCATGCAAAAACACTCgcaaaatatttcatattagGTTCAAGATCCAAAAAGCCTTGAAACTATACTAATACACAAGAGGTTCTTGTTTTGAGGAGATTTTTTTGTGGTGTGAAGATGTTAAGGGAGgttgcttaaatattttttgatttTACCTACTGGCCATATCATAGAGAGCATTCCTCTGTTTCGTAAATCTTGAAAATCAGCATCTTTATGAATGCATTACTTCCATCAGATAAACAGACAAAATGTGAGTCATAATTTTTGAAGAAATTTAATGTAAATCACAAATATGAATTGAATCGAATTCTTTATTGTCCTTGTGTTTGTACAACCCTCGTTGTACAAACCAACGAAATTTCAAATGCGCTTCCACACAAAGATGCAACAATAGAATTCAAATTTAAAACACATCAGAAAAGTACCTATAAAACAATagttaaatacagtatataaataattcaaatgcacacaatttaagaaaaaaacgtTAATAAAGTTACAGTAGATACTTCATCAAACCAGTGCAAATCATGCAAGCAATAAGTGTAGGTACAAACAAAGTCCAAGTTTCTAAATGATCAGAGAAATATCTTACTAGCCCGATTCATAGCATCTATGGCCCTGGGAATAAAACTGTTCCTCATCCTTGAGGTGCGGGCATAAAAAGTCTTATAACGCCTTCCAGACGGAAGCAATTCAAACATGGGTGTGTGGAGTCCTTACAGATGCTGATCGCTTTTGCCGAACAGCGTGATTTATAGACATCCTCTAATTTTGGCAATTCAACCCCAATTATCTTCTGAGCTCGCAGAACGACCCTTTGCAGTGCATTTTTCTCACTAACTGTACAGCTAGAAAATATACACTTCAGATATGTTTATACAAAGAATCCTGTAAGGCTTTGGAAATCTGTTGCATGGCCTGTGAGTCCTTAGAGTTTGCAAAAAGATTTCTTTGTAACTTGTCAAGGACAGACCTTGTCTTAAAAATCACATGACTTTGCATTTGTGTCGAATGGCTTTTACTTTTAATAGAAGGAAATGTATTACTctcattatttaaaatgatgggggtcatcatttgtttttattaaactaaCTGCTCAGTTTTCTCCTTGTTTCAGTCCGAcctttgctttaaatgaatccttattttctggtttcattttaggggatagtttacccaaaaaggcAAATTCTATGATCACTTACTCCCCATCCTGTTGTTCAAACCCCAGATTTGTTTTTGTACATACCATGAAACTCAATGAGGAATGTCAACAGCAAAGACTTGATAACAGAACTTTAAAGCactgtttacataaaaaaaatacttgtagattttcaaataaatatttaatttcatatttataataaaatatattgcatTACTTGTATTAAACATACTTACATTTATATTCAATAAGATCTTCACTATGTTTCAGCAGGACTGGAGGAAAAAAGGCCTCCAGTAAATGGTTGCAAACCTCTTTCATGTGCTGTGATCCTTCAAATATTCAGACACTTAAACCACACTTAAAAACGTATGAATGCCACTCCAATAGGTATTGAGgccactgtacagtatgtggtcACTGATGCTTAAATCAACCTCTTCTCCATCTTTCATTTCAATTTATTCTCTCCGATAATTAAAGAATTGTTAAACAAACCATAAAAACACTTTGAAAGATTGTAAAAAGAAAGATGAAATTTCAGCAGCATGTGAAATATGACACATCCAAATAAACAACATATCCTCATTTCATACGTAAATTGTCCATAGACGTCAGATAAGTGGTGGTTTCAGTAAAGAGCCTCTTTTGTCTCCTGACGATAACAAGGAAAACACACAATGACAAAGCACTTATATGTACACAGATAGTTCTCCACACACCTGCCCAATCTCTGTTCTGTGATATTTAAAGGAAACAGGATCCTGTTACGGCCCATTAACAGCTCCAAATATGATCCCTAGGGCATTAGAACCTACAAAGAGATCCACAAGCATATTCAACATCCAAAGGTAGAGTGTCAGGCTTCTCTGAGCTCCTTGAGTTTTCGTTTGGTCTCTGAGGAGGACGATATGTACACCGGTCACATTCAGAGTGAGTTTAGACATTGGTCTCCAGACCGTTCATGTCAATGGTACAGTGGTCCTTGTCTTTGTGCTCTCTTTTATAATGGCGTGGAGACAAATGAGGGGACTTCTTCTCAGGCCTGATGCCCTCCTCCAGCTGCCTGAGACGGGCCACGTCGGGCGAGAGGTGATTGGGTTTCCTCGTGGGGCCTTGTGGAGGAAGCTGGAAGCCGTTCTTTTGGTAGGACATCATCTGTTGGATGCTGATCATGGGTTTGGTCTCACAGATGAGAGgaatctgtaaaaaaagaacagaaaaaaataacccTACGTTGGTCTCTGTCCAGGAGCATCACCAAGAACCAAGGAGACATTATAAATACACATAACCATATTTGTACCTCTTCTCCCTCCTTTATAAAGTCTTTTCTGCATATATGTGCCATGATACCTGTGGCTAAAGCATCACCCATCACATTCACCATCGTCCTGAAGCGATCCCTGGTGAAAAGATGGAAAAACGTTCAAATCCAAACATAATAGACGTTGACCATATTTCTCAATGAAAACTatgaaaacaaaactgagaAAGTTTAGAAGTTTATCTACAGTCTAATTGAAACAGTGAATCTGTTTGAGGTCTTACAGCGCCCAGTCCACAGCAATAATGAGAGTGATGTCATCTGTAGGGAGTCCTACTGAAGTTAACACTATTACCATGGTTACCAGACCAGCCTGTGGGATGCCCGCAGCACCTATACTGGCTGCTGTAGCCGTGATGCTGAAttgaaaagcaaaaaataagggataaagataaaaaaaaagataatgctcacaaaataaatgttataaatgtaCATCTGAGTGCTACTGAATTCAACTGGATGTAATTTCACttacaaaaagtacaaaaaagttTAGAcaattttttctttaattttttctaaaaagttGATTTTCTTGGGAAATACCTGATGGTTATGATCTGCCCAAAGTCCAGCTCATAGTTGTTGACCTGAGCAATGAAGATGGCCGCCACAGCCTCGTACAAAGCGGTACCATCCATGTTGATAGTGGCTCCCACAGGAAGTACAAAGCGAATGATACGTCTGTCAATGTGGTTGTTCTCCAGGAGGCACTTGAAGGTGATAGGCAGTGTGGCAGAGCTGTAGCACACACGTAAGTTACAGGACACAACACAGTAACACAGTATTATGAGATATTCCTGTATGAAACATCCAGGATTATTTACCTGGATGAGGTGGCTAATGATATAAGCAGGGCCTGTAAGATGCCTCGGATGTATACGATGGGGCTCTTTTTGGTGATGATGAAGTACATAGAAGGCAGGATGAACAGGCCATGAAGCACCAGCCCCATGACCACAGTGATGGCGTAGAAACCCAGTTTCTTTCCCATGGCTGAAGGGTCGTCCATTTCTAAGATCTTTCCAGCTACCAGGAACACAATCCCAAATGGGAAATACCTATAGTGTTAaaccagaaaaacacagaattcaaaaacatttttagcaGGTTAAGCTGTATCATTATTAGTGTAGCTTAGCTTTAAGCTGTATACCCTGAATTAGAAAAGAGGTCTTGTATTTACCATATAACAATGGCCACAATTTTCAGCACCGCTTCATTCAGACTTTGGCAGAAGTTGACCAGAGCACTGCCATTTGGTCCCATTCTTCCAAGCATGATACCTAAGCAACAAATACTTCATAAGAACATTTGTGCAtcaaatactaaatataaatgtaggcATTGGTGCTCTGACTCACCCATAGTGGCTGAGAAGATCACTATACCAAGGACGTTCATGCCCTCACTGGTGCCTGGCAGCGTTCTGAAGACGACATCAGGAGGAGGCGTCAGGTCAAGGGAAAAGTTCTGAATGTCTGTGCCATTGTCGTCCTGGATTCCATAAATGAAGACCCGTTTTGTGGTGGTCTCCAGTATGTCCTGACTGATGGTGGGTTTGGGCTTCATGATGGGGATGCTTCTTGTGCGATACTATCACGTGATTAAGAGAGAAAGTTTATTCATAAAGAAGCATTGtgctcctgtagctcaactgagCATTGGGCAAACAATGCCACAATCTTGAATTCTCAGGGAACAAgtaaattattcaaatgaatgagatcttgaatgcactgaaaagtttcTGCATGTAGTAATGcaatcataaataaaataatgcaattaTATATGCAATCATATACCGTCACAGAAAAAATTAGGAGACAAGTGTTTCAGcatcagcatttctgcatgtacatattgtggcaattccagtccagtgtttgttgaatgtcAACATAAACAAACCTCGTGAATGACATAAAGTCACCAAAAAGTCATGTGAAAGAGACTGCAAAGACGCATGAGAAATAAATCTGAAATAaatcatatattcattttttaactgattctaaaatacatgtaaaatagtATCGTGTTGTTTAAACTTGTATATGAACTTGATTTCATAATCTCGAAACACGTTTGGTTTTTCCGAGCAGTTTTATTTTGTTCGGAATGTTGTTACTAGTttacacagaatgaaacaaaaaagatcattttgctcaaacacatacagtacctaTAAATAGCAAATTCaggaaaaaagtgaaaataattttggagtggTCCCTTAATTTTTCTCCCTCTATGTATGCAAAGATATATAAATGCAATAATACAGTTTAAACGATGATACTCTGAgtcaaaatattataatacgtaaatttctttacattattatttatttatttatatatttatttttcagttttctaTTGAATATCTCAAGTATTGCAATCACAGGTAATGcagcaaaacagaaaaaaactcaCTTGTTGAAAAGTAGCTTGAACCAAGTTGGCAGGGAACATGTTGCTAATGGAGGAAAAACACATAATAATATTTATGATCATAATATTACGGTTATTAGACAAAGGTTTTCTGACCTAATGATATTACACCATCGTGAATTTTGATCTACCACATGGACCTATGTAtataaccaaacaaaacatAGCTGGTTTTTAATGTGTAATGTGTCAAAAGTATGGCCTACTCAAAAGAATATTCTCTTACATCACCAGCAAAGCACATTTAATCCAAAATCAGCAAATCCAAACCCTCTCAGTGTCTTGCTGTATGTGCTGGTCAACACAGTGCCCCCAGAAACTGCATGAAAATCCCCTCTCAAAGGGATCACCTGTGCTAATTTAGTGCCTCTTTCATTCTGTTCTCAAAGGCTTTTATTATGAAATGTACTGGTAATAAACTGAGCTAAGCTTGTGGCTGTATGTAAATAGCAGTACAGTACAATATGTCCCCTGCCATCACCTCACTAAAGGCCATATGGTCTCAGGCTCAGATCAGTAATTAGGTTTAGCTCCAGCCTTCACCGAAACTCCAGTGACACGGGACAACACGGGACTACGCAGGGCATGAGACCGGTGGAGCAGGAACTTCTGAGTCCTCAGTGAGCCAACCCTGAACTAAACCACATCTAAGCTCATCTGATTCCTCAGCATCCCTGACTCATATTCTTATCTTACTAAAATGGATTTATATTGCACATAATCATTATACCTATAAAATATACACTAGTAAAGAACCTCAATACTCATTAAATTCACACACGTCTCTCTCTCCCATCACACTTCTTCACATTGTTTATGTGACACATACTGTCGatttctgtctgcctgtctgttcTTAATTTCTGTAATATGTGCATAGTGCTGAGCTTTCTGAATTCTATTGACATGACCTGAAAAACTGCCCCACTGACCAATTAGAATAGTGACACGATGTCAGCAAGCCAAACTCCACCCTCAACACTAAATGGCTTATCTTTACTCTCAAGATTCAACAAGCACTCCGACATCCCTGCAGGTGAGTAGACATATCCAACCTCTATATCCTATCACTGAAAATTTTAGGAAATTACCTGATTATTTATGGTTAACTGAAAAAAAACGCATTGAACATGTGACTCAGTCAAGGTCAGAGTCAGCAAACATATTACTGCACATTGACCAGCAAAATGAATCTTGCAATCTATTATTTTACTAAAATATTTCAGTTCACGTCGATCACAGATACATTTTACCACAGCGTCTCCATAGTCTTACCGTATAAGGTCCAGCAAAGCATCAGCCGAGCTCATGATGGGCTTCCCACTGTCCTCAGCGCCCTCCTTCTGCGCGGCTCCACCAGGGTGGATGATGATGACCATGACAATGCCCACCACCACGGCCACAAAGGTCGTCCAGAGATAATATGAGATTGTCATAATGCCCAACCGACTGGAACACTTAGCATCTAACGCTGCTAGACCAGACATCAAACTGAAAAGAGAATAACA
Encoded here:
- the slc1a7a gene encoding solute carrier family 1 member 7a, which translates into the protein MALGAVWSRVKNVCQQNGLLILSVLAVVIGCLLGFFLRSKHLSVQEVKYFQFPGELLMRMLKMLILPLVVSSLMSGLAALDAKCSSRLGIMTISYYLWTTFVAVVVGIVMVIIIHPGGAAQKEGAEDSGKPIMSSADALLDLIRNMFPANLVQATFQQYRTRSIPIMKPKPTISQDILETTTKRVFIYGIQDDNGTDIQNFSLDLTPPPDVVFRTLPGTSEGMNVLGIVIFSATMGIMLGRMGPNGSALVNFCQSLNEAVLKIVAIVIWYFPFGIVFLVAGKILEMDDPSAMGKKLGFYAITVVMGLVLHGLFILPSMYFIITKKSPIVYIRGILQALLISLATSSSSATLPITFKCLLENNHIDRRIIRFVLPVGATINMDGTALYEAVAAIFIAQVNNYELDFGQIITISITATAASIGAAGIPQAGLVTMVIVLTSVGLPTDDITLIIAVDWALDRFRTMVNVMGDALATGIMAHICRKDFIKEGEEIPLICETKPMISIQQMMSYQKNGFQLPPQGPTRKPNHLSPDVARLRQLEEGIRPEKKSPHLSPRHYKREHKDKDHCTIDMNGLETNV